A stretch of the Cryptosporangium phraense genome encodes the following:
- the fdxA gene encoding ferredoxin — translation MTYVIAEPCVDVKDKACIEECPVDCIYEGERMLYIHPDECVDCGACEPVCPVEAIFYEDDVKEEWREYYNANVVFFDEIGSPGGASKLGLIKHDAPLVAALPPQEGEH, via the coding sequence GTGACGTACGTCATCGCCGAGCCCTGTGTCGATGTCAAGGACAAGGCGTGCATCGAGGAGTGCCCCGTCGACTGCATCTACGAGGGGGAGCGGATGCTGTACATCCACCCCGACGAGTGCGTCGACTGCGGTGCCTGCGAGCCGGTGTGCCCGGTCGAGGCGATCTTCTACGAGGACGACGTGAAGGAAGAGTGGCGCGAGTACTACAACGCCAACGTCGTCTTCTTCGACGAGATCGGTTCGCCGGGTGGCGCGTCCAAGCTCGGGCTGATCAAGCACGACGCTCCGCTGGTGGCCGCGCTCCCGCC